One Cellulomonas sp. NS3 genomic region harbors:
- a CDS encoding homoserine dehydrogenase produces MRVAVLGCGVVGTEVVRLLTTQADDLAARTGARLELVGIAVRDTATPRDAVVDPALLTTDAEELVTRADVVIEVVGGIEPARSLLLRAIEHGASVVTANKALLAQDGPTLYAAADAAGVDVYFEAAVAGAIPIVRPVRESLAGDRVRRVLGIVNGTTNYVLDRMTSEGLDLDQAVKEAQALGYAEADPTADVEGFDAAAKAAILASLAFHTRVSIDDVDREGITAITADDVAWAERTGYVIKLLAIAERREEGVQVRVHPALVPLAHPLAGVRGAFNAVFVEAEAAGELMFYGRGAGGAPTASAVLGDVVSAARHRVLGGKGPVESSYADLPVLPASSARTRYQVRLDVQDRPGVLAQVAALLADHGVSIEAVRQAPAGPDAGDGLARLIITTHEAAEESLAATVAAITEHEAVRRVLSVLRVEGV; encoded by the coding sequence CTGCGCGTGGCCGTGCTCGGGTGCGGCGTCGTGGGCACCGAGGTCGTGCGCCTCCTGACGACGCAGGCCGACGACCTCGCCGCGCGCACGGGCGCCCGGCTCGAGCTCGTCGGGATCGCGGTCCGCGACACCGCGACGCCGCGCGACGCGGTCGTCGACCCCGCGCTGCTGACGACCGACGCCGAGGAGCTCGTCACGCGCGCCGACGTGGTGATCGAGGTCGTGGGCGGCATCGAGCCCGCGCGCTCGCTCCTGCTGCGCGCCATCGAGCACGGCGCATCGGTCGTCACGGCCAACAAGGCCCTGCTCGCGCAGGACGGCCCGACCCTCTACGCCGCGGCGGACGCCGCGGGCGTCGACGTGTACTTCGAGGCGGCCGTCGCCGGCGCCATCCCGATCGTGCGTCCGGTCCGGGAGTCGCTCGCGGGCGACCGCGTGCGCCGCGTGCTCGGCATCGTCAACGGGACGACCAACTACGTGCTCGACCGCATGACGAGCGAGGGTCTCGACCTCGACCAGGCGGTCAAGGAGGCGCAGGCGCTCGGGTACGCCGAGGCCGACCCGACCGCGGACGTCGAGGGTTTCGACGCCGCCGCGAAGGCCGCGATCCTCGCCTCGCTCGCGTTCCACACGCGCGTGTCGATCGACGACGTGGACCGCGAGGGGATCACCGCGATCACCGCGGACGACGTCGCCTGGGCCGAGCGCACCGGCTACGTCATCAAGCTGCTCGCGATCGCCGAGCGCCGCGAGGAGGGCGTCCAGGTGCGCGTGCACCCCGCGCTCGTCCCGCTCGCGCACCCGCTCGCGGGCGTCCGCGGGGCGTTCAACGCGGTGTTCGTCGAGGCCGAGGCCGCCGGCGAGCTCATGTTCTACGGCCGCGGCGCGGGCGGGGCGCCCACGGCGTCCGCGGTGCTGGGCGACGTGGTCTCGGCCGCGCGCCACCGCGTGCTCGGCGGCAAGGGCCCGGTCGAGTCGTCGTACGCCGACCTGCCCGTGCTGCCCGCGTCGTCGGCGCGCACGCGCTACCAGGTCCGTCTCGACGTGCAGGACCGCCCGGGCGTCCTCGCCCAGGTGGCCGCGCTGCTCGCCGACCACGGCGTCTCGATCGAGGCGGTCCGCCAGGCGCCCGCCGGCCCCGACGCCGGCGACGGCCTCGCGCGGCTGATCATCACGACGCACGAGGCGGCCGAGGAGTCGCTCGCGGCCACCGTCGCCGCGATCACCGAGCACGAGGCGGTCCGCCGGGTGCTGTCCGTGCTGCGAGTCGAGGGAGTCTGA
- the thrB gene encoding homoserine kinase: MRLGHHHVRARVPATSANLGPGFDALGLALGLQDDLELRALGSPGVVVDVTGEGADSVPRGEDHLVVRALRLALDHVGASQTGLHLTCTNRIPHGRGLGSSAAAAVGGLLLARALLADPEALDDDTVLGLATELEGHPDNAAPALLGGATIAWLEGVGERAPGGRPGPGTGGEATGNTAPAGGAATTPSHATGAGRPRAVRLDLHPDVAPLVVVPGTELSTRRARGVLPASVPHGDAAHQAGRAALLVEALSRRPDLLLPATRDWLHQPYRRDVMPDSLALVDALRAHGVAAVVSGAGPTVLALARVRRDAAGTPVGTDADAVVDDAFGGVMGGWTVLRPDVDLAGGSAWPVG, from the coding sequence ATGCGCCTCGGTCACCACCACGTTCGCGCGCGGGTCCCCGCGACGAGCGCGAACCTCGGGCCCGGCTTCGACGCGCTCGGGCTGGCGCTCGGCCTGCAGGACGACCTCGAGCTGCGGGCGCTCGGGTCGCCCGGCGTCGTGGTCGACGTGACGGGCGAGGGTGCCGACTCGGTGCCGCGCGGCGAGGACCACCTCGTGGTGCGCGCGCTGCGGCTCGCGCTCGACCACGTCGGCGCGTCCCAGACCGGCCTGCACCTGACGTGCACCAACCGCATCCCGCACGGGCGGGGGCTCGGGTCCTCGGCGGCCGCGGCGGTCGGCGGGCTCCTGCTCGCGCGTGCGCTGCTCGCGGACCCGGAGGCGCTCGACGACGACACCGTGCTGGGCCTCGCGACCGAGCTCGAGGGGCACCCGGACAACGCGGCCCCGGCGCTGCTCGGCGGCGCGACGATCGCGTGGCTCGAGGGCGTGGGGGAGCGGGCGCCGGGCGGCCGACCGGGCCCCGGCACGGGGGGTGAGGCCACCGGGAACACCGCTCCCGCTGGCGGCGCCGCGACGACGCCGTCGCACGCGACCGGTGCCGGCCGTCCCCGCGCGGTCCGCCTCGACCTCCACCCGGACGTCGCCCCGCTCGTCGTCGTCCCGGGGACCGAGCTGTCGACGCGGCGCGCCCGCGGGGTGCTGCCCGCGAGCGTCCCGCACGGTGACGCCGCGCACCAGGCCGGGCGCGCGGCGCTGCTCGTCGAGGCGCTGTCGCGCCGTCCCGACCTCCTGCTGCCCGCGACGCGCGACTGGCTGCACCAGCCCTACCGCCGCGACGTCATGCCGGACAGCCTCGCCCTCGTCGACGCGCTGCGGGCGCACGGGGTCGCGGCGGTCGTGTCGGGCGCCGGGCCGACGGTCCTCGCGCTGGCCCGCGTCCGGCGGGACGCCGCGGGGACGCCTGTCGGCACCGACGCGGACGCCGTGGTCGACGACGCGTTCGGTGGCGTCATGGGCGGCTGGACGGTGCTGCGCCCGGACGTCGACCTCGCCGGCGGGAGCGCCTGGCCGGTCGGCTGA
- the rho gene encoding transcription termination factor Rho produces the protein MTDTIESAVSSSTGGSGRSAAISALRLPELQALAAELGVTGTSKMRKSDLVDAIKTKRSGGRASAPEPQPAAEQPTLAGVTAGSAPETSPEPARARTGGRRASRREEAPRVEQPEPADRDAANGDVPVRVDARLEAVERTLDARLAGETRDERAARAAEAIAPLAGERRSRRSGRGAGAPRVEAGADTDVRPDVEQGGQQRDGGQRDGAQREGAQQRDGAQQRDGAQQREGQRDGQQRDGQPRQNRDQNQAAGNQALLEDDERGGRRRRSRDRYRDRDRTKPQRGRGGRAQGGDLAGYEEIEVGEDDVLLPVAGILDILDSYAFVRTTGYLPGPNDVYVSLGQVKKAGLRRGDAVTGAVRQPREGEQLPQGNAARAKFNALVRLDSVNGLPPEEARQRAEFSKLTPLYPQERLRLESEPNKLTPRVIDIVAPIGKGQRGLIVSPPKAGKTIIMQQIANAITTNNPEVHLMVVLVDERPEEVTDMERTVKGEVIASTFDRPASDHTIVAELAIERAKRLVELGQDVVVLLDSLTRLSRAYNLAAPASGRILSGGVDASALYPPKRFFGAARNIEHGGSLTILASALVETGSKMDEVIFEEFKGTGNMELRLSRNLADKRIFPAVDVNASGTRREEILMGSDELKIVWKLRRVMGALDQQQAIELLLGKLRETRSNAEFLMQVQKTTPGMGNND, from the coding sequence GTGACAGACACCATCGAGTCCGCCGTGAGCTCCAGCACCGGTGGATCGGGCCGCAGCGCCGCGATCTCGGCACTGCGGCTCCCTGAGCTCCAGGCGCTCGCCGCCGAGCTCGGCGTGACCGGGACGTCCAAGATGCGCAAGAGCGATCTCGTGGACGCCATCAAGACCAAGCGCTCGGGCGGCCGCGCCTCCGCCCCCGAGCCGCAGCCGGCTGCCGAGCAGCCGACGCTCGCGGGGGTCACCGCGGGGAGCGCGCCCGAGACGTCCCCCGAGCCCGCCCGGGCGCGCACCGGCGGTCGCCGCGCGAGCCGTCGCGAGGAGGCTCCGCGCGTCGAGCAGCCCGAGCCCGCCGATCGGGACGCGGCGAACGGAGACGTCCCCGTCCGCGTCGACGCCCGGCTGGAGGCCGTCGAGCGCACGCTCGACGCACGCCTCGCGGGGGAGACCCGGGACGAGCGTGCCGCACGGGCCGCCGAGGCCATCGCGCCGCTCGCGGGCGAGCGGCGCTCGCGCCGGTCGGGCCGGGGCGCCGGTGCGCCGCGCGTCGAGGCCGGTGCCGACACCGACGTGCGTCCCGACGTCGAGCAGGGCGGCCAGCAGCGCGACGGCGGCCAGCGCGACGGTGCCCAGCGCGAGGGCGCGCAGCAGCGTGACGGCGCGCAGCAGCGTGACGGCGCGCAGCAGCGCGAGGGCCAGCGCGACGGTCAGCAGCGCGACGGCCAGCCGCGGCAGAACCGCGACCAGAACCAGGCCGCCGGCAACCAGGCGCTCCTCGAGGACGACGAGCGCGGCGGCCGTCGCCGGCGCTCGCGCGACCGCTACCGCGACCGGGACCGCACCAAGCCGCAGCGCGGCCGTGGTGGCCGCGCCCAGGGTGGCGACCTCGCGGGGTACGAGGAGATCGAGGTCGGCGAGGACGACGTCCTGCTGCCCGTCGCCGGGATCCTCGACATCCTCGACAGCTACGCGTTCGTCCGCACGACCGGGTACCTGCCCGGCCCGAACGACGTGTACGTCTCGCTCGGCCAGGTCAAGAAGGCCGGCCTGCGCCGCGGCGACGCCGTCACCGGTGCCGTCCGCCAGCCGCGCGAGGGCGAGCAGCTGCCCCAGGGCAACGCCGCGCGGGCCAAGTTCAACGCGCTCGTGCGCCTCGACTCGGTCAACGGCCTGCCGCCCGAGGAGGCGCGTCAGCGCGCGGAGTTCTCGAAGCTCACGCCGCTCTACCCGCAGGAGCGCCTGCGCCTCGAGAGCGAGCCGAACAAGCTCACGCCCCGCGTGATCGACATCGTCGCGCCGATCGGCAAGGGCCAGCGCGGTCTGATCGTGTCGCCGCCCAAGGCCGGCAAGACGATCATCATGCAGCAGATCGCGAACGCGATCACCACGAACAACCCCGAGGTCCACCTCATGGTCGTGCTCGTCGACGAGCGCCCCGAGGAGGTCACGGACATGGAGCGGACGGTCAAGGGCGAGGTCATCGCCTCGACGTTCGACCGCCCCGCGTCGGACCACACGATCGTCGCGGAGCTCGCCATCGAGCGGGCCAAGCGCCTCGTGGAGCTCGGCCAGGACGTCGTCGTGCTGCTCGACTCGCTCACGCGCCTGTCGCGGGCCTACAACCTCGCGGCGCCCGCGTCGGGCCGCATCCTCTCGGGTGGTGTCGACGCCTCGGCGCTGTACCCGCCCAAGCGGTTCTTCGGTGCGGCGCGCAACATCGAGCACGGCGGCTCGCTCACGATCCTCGCCTCGGCGCTCGTGGAGACCGGGTCCAAGATGGACGAGGTCATCTTCGAGGAGTTCAAGGGCACCGGGAACATGGAGCTGCGGCTCTCGCGGAACCTCGCGGACAAGCGCATCTTCCCGGCCGTCGACGTCAACGCCTCGGGCACGCGCCGCGAGGAGATCCTCATGGGGTCCGACGAGCTCAAGATCGTCTGGAAGCTCCGCCGGGTCATGGGGGCGCTCGACCAGCAGCAGGCGATCGAGCTCCTGCTCGGCAAGCTGCGCGAGACCCGCTCGAACGCGGAGTTCCTCATGCAGGTCCAGAAGACGACGCCCGGCATGGGCAACAACGACTGA
- the prfA gene encoding peptide chain release factor 1 translates to MSDPFAAAEPLLAEHAEIETQLADPGVHADAGRARKLGRRYAELGQVVAAYRAYRAATDDVADARELAGLDDAYAAELPALEETAAAAAERLRRVLVPRDPDDARDVILEIKAGEGGEESALFAGDLLRMYLRYAERRGWKTEVIESTESDLGGYKDVQVAVKARGTLTDPAQGVWASLKYEGGVHRVQRVPVTESQGRIHTSAAGVLVLPEADDEAEVGIDPNDLRIDVFRSSGPGGQSVNTTDSAVRITHVPTGIVVSMQNEKSQLQNREQAMRVLRARLLAAKQEEAAAAASEARRSQVRTVDRSERIRTYNYPENRIADHRTGYKAYNLDVVLDGDLDAVVRSAIEADEAARLAAAGA, encoded by the coding sequence ATGAGCGACCCGTTCGCCGCAGCGGAGCCGCTGCTCGCCGAGCACGCCGAGATCGAGACGCAGCTCGCCGACCCCGGGGTGCACGCCGACGCCGGGCGGGCCCGCAAGCTCGGACGCCGGTACGCCGAGCTCGGTCAGGTCGTCGCCGCCTACCGCGCGTACCGCGCCGCGACCGACGACGTGGCCGACGCCCGCGAGCTCGCCGGGCTGGACGACGCGTACGCCGCGGAGCTGCCCGCGCTCGAGGAGACCGCCGCCGCGGCCGCCGAGCGCCTGCGCCGTGTGCTCGTGCCGCGCGACCCCGACGACGCGCGCGACGTGATCCTCGAGATCAAGGCCGGCGAGGGCGGCGAGGAGTCCGCGCTGTTCGCGGGCGACCTGCTGCGCATGTACCTGCGCTACGCCGAGCGCCGGGGCTGGAAGACCGAGGTCATCGAGTCCACCGAGTCGGACCTCGGCGGCTACAAGGACGTCCAGGTCGCGGTGAAGGCGCGCGGCACGCTCACCGACCCCGCGCAGGGCGTGTGGGCCAGCCTCAAGTACGAGGGCGGTGTGCACCGGGTGCAGCGCGTCCCCGTCACGGAGTCGCAGGGCCGCATCCACACGTCGGCCGCCGGCGTGCTCGTGCTGCCCGAGGCGGACGACGAGGCCGAGGTCGGGATCGACCCCAACGACCTGCGCATCGACGTGTTCCGCTCGTCCGGGCCGGGCGGCCAGTCGGTCAACACGACCGACTCCGCGGTGCGCATCACGCACGTGCCCACGGGCATCGTCGTGTCGATGCAGAACGAGAAGTCCCAGCTGCAGAACCGGGAGCAGGCGATGCGCGTGCTGCGCGCCCGGCTCCTCGCCGCGAAGCAGGAGGAGGCCGCGGCCGCGGCGAGCGAGGCCCGTCGGTCCCAGGTCCGCACCGTCGACCGCTCGGAGCGCATCCGGACGTACAACTACCCGGAGAACCGGATCGCGGACCACCGCACGGGCTACAAGGCGTACAACCTCGACGTCGTGCTCGACGGCGACCTCGACGCGGTCGTCCGCTCGGCGATCGAGGCGGACGAGGCGGCCCGGCTGGCCGCCGCCGGCGCGTGA
- the rpmE gene encoding 50S ribosomal protein L31 has protein sequence MKSEIHPAYVVTQVTCTCGNTFTTRSTETSGQIRTDVCSACHPFYTGKQKILDTGGRVARFEARYGKKPAAAPAADTSAE, from the coding sequence GTGAAGTCTGAGATCCACCCCGCGTACGTCGTGACCCAGGTGACGTGCACCTGTGGCAACACGTTCACGACGAGGTCCACCGAGACCTCGGGCCAGATCCGCACCGACGTGTGCAGCGCGTGCCACCCGTTCTACACGGGCAAGCAGAAGATCCTCGACACCGGTGGCCGCGTGGCCCGGTTCGAGGCGCGCTACGGCAAGAAGCCGGCTGCCGCGCCGGCCGCCGACACCTCGGCCGAGTAG
- the argS gene encoding arginine--tRNA ligase gives MTPAELSQALRAALVAAVDDGTFALDAALVPAEVHVERPRQREHGDWATNVAMQLAKKAGTNPRAFAEELARRLAEHPGVAKVDVAGPGFLNITLDAAAAGELARSIVEQGAAYGRSETLAGQRINLEFVSANPTGPLHIGGVRWAAVGDSLARVLQASGADVTREYYFNDHGAQIDRFARSLVARARGEEAPEDGYGGQYITDIAEAVVSDALAAGEPDPRTLPDAEAVEAFRSRGVERMFGEIKAKLHDFRVDFDVYFHEDSLHESRAVERAIARLRELGHIFETDGATWLRTTEFGDDKDRVIVKSDGEAAYIAGDLAYYLDKRERGFDRAIIMLGADHHGYIGRMMAMCAAFGDTPGVNLEILIGQMVNLLKDGEPVRMSKRAGTIISLDDLVDAVGIDAARYALARSAANSQLDIDLDLLASATNENPVHYVQYAHARTVGVGRNAADSGVDRAAGFDPSLLDHEADAVLLGLLAQLPRVVTQAAELREPHRVARYLEEVAGAYQKWYELRRVTPMGDEEVTDVHRTRLWLNDATRQVLANGLELLGVSAPERK, from the coding sequence GTGACCCCCGCTGAGCTCTCCCAGGCCCTCCGTGCTGCCCTCGTGGCGGCGGTGGACGACGGCACGTTCGCCCTCGACGCCGCGCTCGTCCCCGCCGAGGTCCACGTCGAGCGACCGCGGCAGCGCGAGCACGGCGACTGGGCGACCAACGTCGCGATGCAGCTCGCGAAGAAGGCCGGCACCAACCCGCGGGCCTTCGCCGAGGAGCTCGCGCGCCGGCTCGCCGAGCACCCCGGCGTCGCGAAGGTCGACGTCGCCGGTCCCGGCTTCCTCAACATCACGCTCGACGCGGCAGCGGCCGGCGAGCTCGCGCGCTCGATCGTCGAGCAGGGCGCGGCGTACGGGCGCAGCGAGACGCTCGCGGGTCAGCGGATCAACCTCGAGTTCGTCTCGGCCAACCCGACGGGCCCGCTGCACATCGGCGGCGTGCGCTGGGCGGCGGTCGGCGACTCGCTCGCACGCGTGCTCCAGGCGTCCGGCGCCGACGTGACGCGCGAGTACTACTTCAACGACCACGGCGCGCAGATCGACCGGTTCGCGCGCTCGCTCGTCGCCCGGGCCCGCGGCGAGGAGGCCCCCGAGGACGGCTACGGCGGGCAGTACATCACCGACATCGCCGAGGCCGTCGTCTCGGACGCGCTCGCGGCCGGCGAGCCCGACCCCCGCACGCTGCCCGACGCCGAGGCGGTCGAGGCGTTCCGCTCGCGCGGCGTCGAGCGGATGTTCGGCGAGATCAAGGCCAAGCTGCACGACTTCCGCGTCGACTTCGACGTGTACTTCCACGAGGACTCGCTGCACGAGTCGCGGGCCGTCGAGCGCGCGATCGCCCGCCTGCGCGAGCTCGGGCACATCTTCGAGACCGACGGCGCGACGTGGCTGCGCACGACCGAGTTCGGGGACGACAAGGACCGCGTCATCGTCAAGTCCGACGGCGAGGCCGCGTACATCGCGGGCGACCTGGCGTACTACCTCGACAAGCGCGAGCGGGGCTTCGACCGCGCGATCATCATGCTCGGCGCGGACCACCACGGGTACATAGGACGGATGATGGCCATGTGCGCGGCATTCGGCGACACCCCGGGCGTCAACCTCGAGATCCTCATCGGGCAGATGGTCAACCTGCTCAAGGACGGCGAGCCGGTCCGGATGTCCAAGCGGGCGGGCACGATCATCTCGCTCGACGACCTCGTGGACGCCGTCGGGATCGACGCCGCCCGGTACGCGCTCGCGCGCTCGGCGGCGAACTCGCAGCTCGACATCGACCTCGACCTGCTCGCGAGCGCGACCAACGAGAACCCCGTGCACTACGTGCAGTACGCGCACGCCCGCACGGTGGGCGTCGGGCGCAACGCGGCGGACTCCGGCGTCGACCGCGCCGCAGGCTTCGATCCGTCGCTCCTCGACCACGAGGCCGACGCGGTGCTGCTGGGCCTGCTCGCACAGCTGCCGCGCGTCGTGACCCAGGCCGCGGAGCTCCGCGAGCCGCACCGCGTCGCCCGGTACCTCGAGGAGGTCGCCGGCGCCTACCAGAAGTGGTACGAGCTGCGCCGCGTCACGCCGATGGGCGACGAGGAGGTCACGGACGTGCACCGCACGCGGCTGTGGCTCAACGACGCGACCCGCCAGGTCCTCGCGAACGGTCTCGAGCTCCTGGGCGTGAGCGCGCCCGAGCGCAAGTGA
- the thrC gene encoding threonine synthase, with protein MAHQWRGIIAEYADRLPEHVQRKVVTLGEGGTPLVPAPALSELTGAEVFLKVEGMNPTGSFKDRGMTTAISSAAGRGAKAVVCASTGNTSASAAAYATAAGMLCAVLVPDGKIAMGKLSQAIAHGARLLQVDGNFDDCLVAARKLADVYPVELVNSVNPDRIEGQKTGSFEVVDALGDAPDIHALPVGNAGNITAYWRGYREYAGLDAGEQHGAVATRTPAMWGFQAAGAAPIVAGHPVDQPETIATAIRIGNPASWQQAEDARDTSAGLIEAVTDEQILAAHRILSSRVGVFVEPASAAGVAGILMLAEQGRVPAGARIVVTVTGHGLKDPQWALKTADGSEIVPVRVSADVVSIADALELS; from the coding sequence ATGGCCCACCAGTGGCGAGGCATCATCGCCGAGTACGCGGACCGGCTGCCCGAGCACGTGCAGCGCAAGGTGGTCACGCTGGGGGAGGGCGGCACGCCGCTCGTCCCCGCGCCGGCGCTCTCGGAGCTCACGGGCGCCGAGGTGTTCCTCAAGGTCGAGGGCATGAACCCGACCGGCTCGTTCAAGGACCGCGGCATGACCACGGCGATCTCGTCGGCCGCCGGGCGCGGTGCCAAGGCGGTCGTGTGCGCGTCGACCGGCAACACGTCGGCGTCCGCGGCGGCCTACGCCACGGCGGCCGGGATGCTGTGCGCGGTGCTCGTGCCGGACGGCAAGATCGCGATGGGCAAGCTCAGCCAGGCCATCGCGCACGGCGCGCGCCTGCTCCAGGTCGACGGCAACTTCGACGACTGCCTCGTCGCGGCCCGCAAGCTCGCGGACGTCTACCCCGTCGAGCTCGTCAACTCGGTGAACCCGGACCGCATCGAGGGGCAGAAGACCGGCTCGTTCGAGGTCGTCGACGCGCTCGGCGACGCGCCCGACATCCACGCGCTGCCGGTCGGGAACGCGGGCAACATCACGGCCTACTGGCGCGGGTACCGCGAGTACGCGGGGCTCGACGCGGGCGAGCAGCACGGCGCGGTCGCGACCCGGACCCCCGCGATGTGGGGCTTCCAGGCCGCCGGCGCGGCGCCCATCGTCGCCGGCCACCCCGTCGACCAGCCCGAGACGATCGCGACCGCGATCCGGATCGGCAACCCGGCGTCGTGGCAGCAGGCCGAGGACGCGCGCGACACGTCGGCCGGGCTGATCGAGGCCGTGACCGACGAGCAGATCCTCGCCGCGCACCGGATCCTGTCGAGCCGGGTCGGCGTGTTCGTCGAGCCCGCCTCGGCCGCGGGCGTCGCGGGCATCCTCATGCTCGCGGAGCAGGGTCGGGTCCCCGCGGGCGCGCGCATCGTCGTGACGGTCACGGGCCACGGCCTCAAGGACCCGCAGTGGGCGCTCAAGACGGCCGACGGCTCCGAGATCGTGCCCGTGCGGGTCAGCGCGGACGTCGTGTCGATCGCCGACGCGCTCGAGCTGTCCTGA
- a CDS encoding FadR/GntR family transcriptional regulator codes for MTRRTGLIDNAVDTLRQRITSGQWAVGTRIPPEPALAELLGVGRNTVREAVQSLVHAGLLARRQGSGTYVLSTSELAVTMGRQIADARQRDVVEVRRSLEVEAARLAARRRTATDVTTLERLREQRAVAHAGGDLDEMVSTDLALHLAIARAARNPVLLSLYESLIDAISENIRFNFERPALGDAGHDELVAAIAAGDEETAMTEVETYLSALVGRG; via the coding sequence ATGACACGCCGCACCGGGCTGATCGACAACGCCGTCGACACGCTGCGCCAGCGCATCACCTCCGGCCAGTGGGCCGTCGGCACCCGCATCCCGCCCGAGCCCGCGCTCGCGGAGCTCCTCGGGGTCGGGCGCAACACCGTGCGCGAGGCGGTGCAGTCGCTCGTGCACGCCGGGCTGCTCGCGCGGCGGCAGGGCTCGGGGACGTACGTGCTCTCGACGTCCGAGCTCGCGGTCACGATGGGCCGGCAGATCGCGGACGCGCGCCAGCGCGACGTCGTGGAGGTCCGGCGCAGCCTCGAGGTCGAGGCGGCGCGGCTCGCGGCCCGGCGGCGCACGGCCACCGACGTCACGACGCTCGAGCGGCTGCGCGAGCAGCGCGCCGTCGCGCACGCGGGCGGCGACCTCGACGAGATGGTGAGCACCGACCTCGCGCTGCACCTCGCGATCGCGCGCGCGGCCCGCAACCCGGTGCTGCTCTCGCTCTACGAGAGCCTGATCGACGCGATCAGCGAGAACATCCGGTTCAACTTCGAGCGGCCGGCGCTGGGCGACGCGGGGCACGACGAGCTCGTCGCCGCGATCGCCGCCGGGGACGAGGAGACCGCGATGACCGAGGTCGAGACGTACCTGTCGGCGCTCGTCGGGCGCGGCTGA
- the lysA gene encoding diaminopimelate decarboxylase, whose product MTGSPWSSGVARTADGAVAVAGVDVRALAAEHGTPAYVLDEADFRARARAYRDAFAAAFEPLGTGVDVYYAGKAFLSVAVARWAHEEGLRVDTSTGGELAVALRAGLPGSEIGLHGNNKSDSELARALDAGVGRIIVDSLGEVERVAEAARAHGEGPAPVMVRVTTGVHAGGHEYISTAHEDQKFGLSLVAGPDGGTSPAMTALRAVLATPELHLLGIHSHIGSQILDPSGFEVAARKVLALRAELARDTGYLVPEVDLGGGYGIAYVPGEVPLDPARVAKDLASTVDAVCAELSTPLPRLSIEPGRAIVGPTTCTLYTVGTVKPVALDDGRTRLYVSIDGGMSDNIRPALYGAAYHAEVVSRTSSEAGVLARVVGKHCESGDIVVHEVQLPADVRTGDLLAVAATGAYGRSMASNYNHVPRPPVVAVTDGATRVLVRRETEDDLLALDQG is encoded by the coding sequence GTGACCGGCTCGCCCTGGTCGAGCGGCGTCGCCCGCACGGCCGACGGCGCGGTCGCGGTCGCGGGCGTCGACGTGCGCGCGCTCGCCGCGGAGCACGGGACGCCGGCGTACGTGCTCGACGAGGCCGACTTCCGTGCACGGGCCCGGGCGTACCGCGACGCGTTCGCCGCGGCGTTCGAGCCGCTCGGCACGGGCGTCGACGTGTACTACGCGGGCAAGGCGTTCCTGTCGGTCGCCGTCGCGCGGTGGGCCCACGAGGAAGGGCTGCGCGTCGACACGTCGACGGGCGGCGAGCTCGCGGTCGCGCTGCGCGCGGGGCTGCCCGGCTCGGAGATCGGGCTGCACGGCAACAACAAGTCGGACTCGGAGCTCGCGCGCGCGCTCGACGCGGGCGTCGGCCGGATCATCGTCGACTCGCTCGGCGAGGTGGAGCGGGTCGCCGAGGCGGCGCGTGCCCACGGTGAGGGACCGGCGCCGGTCATGGTGCGCGTCACCACGGGCGTGCACGCGGGGGGCCACGAGTACATCTCGACCGCGCACGAGGACCAGAAGTTCGGTCTCTCGCTCGTCGCCGGCCCGGACGGCGGCACGAGCCCCGCGATGACCGCGCTGCGCGCCGTGCTCGCCACGCCGGAGCTCCACCTGCTCGGCATCCACTCGCACATCGGCTCGCAGATCCTCGACCCGTCGGGCTTCGAGGTCGCCGCCCGCAAGGTGCTCGCGCTGCGCGCCGAGCTCGCGCGCGACACCGGCTACCTCGTCCCCGAGGTCGACCTCGGCGGCGGCTACGGGATCGCCTACGTGCCCGGGGAGGTCCCGCTCGACCCGGCCCGCGTCGCGAAGGACCTCGCGTCGACGGTCGACGCGGTGTGCGCCGAGCTGTCCACGCCGCTGCCGCGCCTGTCGATCGAACCGGGCCGGGCGATCGTCGGGCCCACGACGTGCACGCTCTACACGGTAGGCACCGTCAAGCCGGTCGCCCTCGACGACGGACGCACGCGGCTGTACGTGTCGATCGACGGCGGCATGAGCGACAACATCCGCCCGGCGCTGTACGGCGCGGCGTACCACGCGGAGGTCGTCTCCCGGACGAGCAGCGAGGCGGGCGTGCTCGCGCGCGTCGTCGGCAAGCACTGCGAGAGCGGCGACATCGTGGTCCACGAGGTGCAGCTGCCCGCCGACGTGCGGACGGGGGACCTGCTCGCGGTCGCCGCGACCGGTGCGTACGGGCGCTCGATGGCCTCGAACTACAACCACGTGCCGCGCCCCCCGGTGGTCGCGGTGACGGACGGCGCGACGCGCGTCCTCGTCCGCCGCGAGACCGAGGACGACCTGCTGGCGCTGGACCAGGGCTGA